ATCACAGGCAATGATAAAAACATCAGGGCCCCTAAGAGGCCATAGGAGACGCGGGTCGTGCGCTCCTTCAGGAAGATAAATATCAGCCATGCGGTCAACAACGCAAAAGCAAAATGGATGTATTTGGGTATAATATCGTTTTCGAAGTAAAGCGGGATAAGGTATAGCAAATCCAGATTCATCGGATAATATGAAAACACCACCGTTGGTATTTCAGTCATACCCCCGGACTTCAGATAGAGTTTCGGCACCGCCAGATGATGTGTGAGCGCGTCCCTGCTTACGGGTGGAACTGCAGCCATCAGCAACACGCTAACGATTAAAACCAGCAGCGTCCCAGCAATGAGGTATTCAAACCGAAAGTTGGTGATCATCTGTTTCTTTATATCTTCGAATGTCATCTTGGGATATTACTCTAAATAGGGTTGAATGATATCGGCCGGTATCTTGCCGGCATAAACGTTGCCATTGATAACGAAACTAGGGGTTCCCAGAATTCTGAGCTTCATGCCCTGCCAGATATCTTGTGAGAGTTTTTTTTGTAGAACAGGATCGTTAATGGCACGCACCAAATCAGCAGTTTCCAGACCAGTTTTTTGGGCAACCCAGCGCAGATCCAATTTTTTTTGGCGCCCCGCTTTTTCAAACAACAGATCATTTACTTGCCAGAATTTGCCTTTGGAGGCCGCATAGATGGCAATCAGCGCCATTTTCCCCGAACCGACATGAAACGGCTTTTTAACGATATAGTTAACCTCATGATCCATGGGATAATGGCGGTGAATAATTTTTAATTTACCCGCTCCGTTGCTCACTATCTTTCGAAAAAAAGCGTGCATTTTGCGGCATTGAAAACACTGATAATCACTGAACATCTCTATTTCGATTTCAGCGTTTTCAGCGCCAAACCATGGATGCCCATCTACTGTAATTCCGTTAGGCAACGCACGCGACAGGGGTTCGGGATTCAACTGCCAGTAACGCGGCATGCCGATCAGCATAACCAACACAACCACTGAAAATATAGCCACTACCGGCAAAATGGCTCTTTTGTGCTGCCACAGCAGTTTTAGATCATCTGTGAACTGTTCGATCAAACTGCCGGAAGCAAACCGTCGACGAATCAGCCAGGCATACCATAGCAGAAATAAATTGACGAAATACGTCACGATGCACAGGATGCAATAGCTGCCAATCAGGTAGCTGGAAACAGCCGCTAGTCCAATGCTCAGCGTGGTGAACACGGCTGAAATCAAAAATATCAGAGACCACATGCGAGCATCCCTGCCCTTTTGCTGCCAAGCTAAGGGCAGCAAAAACATCAGCAGGACATATCCAATGATTCCCCAGACAGGGACCGGGATAATAAAAATTGAGTATGGAGACTGGGAGACCGTGTCACAGTTGATCGCATTGGAGATGGCACAAAAGCTTTGATACTGCAAATCGGTGTAGTTTTTGTAATGCGAGTAGGCCAGATAAAACGATACAATAAACCCTGTTACAGCCAGGAGCAGTACCGGGAGAAAATAAGCGCCAAACGAAAGCGGCTTAATGGGTCTTTTTGATTTCATTCGCCAATGCGGTCCGATTTGCTACGGTAT
This window of the Desulfobacterales bacterium genome carries:
- a CDS encoding vitamin K epoxide reductase family protein; the encoded protein is MKSKRPIKPLSFGAYFLPVLLLAVTGFIVSFYLAYSHYKNYTDLQYQSFCAISNAINCDTVSQSPYSIFIIPVPVWGIIGYVLLMFLLPLAWQQKGRDARMWSLIFLISAVFTTLSIGLAAVSSYLIGSYCILCIVTYFVNLFLLWYAWLIRRRFASGSLIEQFTDDLKLLWQHKRAILPVVAIFSVVVLVMLIGMPRYWQLNPEPLSRALPNGITVDGHPWFGAENAEIEIEMFSDYQCFQCRKMHAFFRKIVSNGAGKLKIIHRHYPMDHEVNYIVKKPFHVGSGKMALIAIYAASKGKFWQVNDLLFEKAGRQKKLDLRWVAQKTGLETADLVRAINDPVLQKKLSQDIWQGMKLRILGTPSFVINGNVYAGKIPADIIQPYLE